From the genome of Deinococcus sp. JMULE3, one region includes:
- a CDS encoding YceI family protein gives MNRSVIGRPAASAAALLPRRAPPHWTRPALLSATLLSATLLSATLLAGAQGAVRASDASVTFAYRVTLIPVTGSVNALSSSGTLDFTDLQATRATVRVDLGSLKTGIALRDQHAREALGAAEHPTATFTLNRFDGPTRITAGQTVTGDASGSFTLNGVTRPLRAPVTLTRSGERLNVRSAFTLRPQEYGVNVRGADQTTSVTVNFTLGAP, from the coding sequence GTGAACCGATCAGTCATTGGCCGCCCGGCGGCCAGTGCGGCGGCCCTGTTGCCCCGCCGCGCCCCACCCCACTGGACCCGGCCCGCGCTGCTGAGCGCCACACTGCTGAGTGCCACACTGCTGAGTGCCACGCTGCTGGCCGGAGCGCAGGGCGCCGTGCGCGCCTCGGACGCCAGCGTCACGTTCGCTTACCGCGTCACGCTGATCCCCGTCACGGGCAGCGTCAACGCCCTGAGCAGCAGCGGCACCCTGGACTTCACGGACCTGCAGGCCACCCGCGCGACCGTCCGCGTGGACCTCGGATCACTGAAGACCGGCATCGCGCTGCGCGACCAGCACGCCCGCGAGGCCCTCGGCGCGGCCGAGCACCCCACCGCGACGTTCACCCTGAACCGCTTCGACGGCCCCACCCGGATCACCGCCGGGCAGACCGTCACGGGCGACGCCAGCGGCAGCTTCACGCTGAACGGCGTCACGCGGCCCCTGCGTGCCCCCGTCACCCTGACCCGCAGCGGCGAGCGGCTGAACGTCCGTTCCGCGTTCACGCTGCGCCCGCAGGAGTACGGCGTGAACGTGCGCGGCGCCGACCAGACGACCAGCGTCACCGTGAACTTCACCCTCGGCGCCCCCTGA
- a CDS encoding DM13 domain-containing protein, which yields MTLTRTAPLLLTALITLTGCRATMQGTHDMQGTHAMSGGPEMTAGAMTKDTMSGGSVSGDSMMKGEAMMKAALSGTFRALHAPTSGSVRLGHDAAGRVTVTITDLKTEPAPDLHVWLLPAGPVTDTPALRDANYVDLGTIETSVTSRTLTVPDGVNVDGYTNVVLWCDQFSVAFAVAALNP from the coding sequence ATGACCCTGACCCGCACCGCGCCCCTGCTGCTGACCGCCCTGATCACCCTGACCGGCTGCCGCGCCACCATGCAGGGCACCCACGACATGCAGGGCACCCACGCCATGAGCGGCGGACCCGAGATGACCGCAGGCGCCATGACCAAAGACACCATGAGTGGCGGCAGCGTGAGCGGCGACAGCATGATGAAAGGCGAGGCGATGATGAAGGCCGCGCTGAGCGGCACGTTCCGCGCGCTGCACGCCCCCACCAGCGGCAGCGTCCGCCTGGGCCACGACGCGGCGGGCCGCGTGACCGTCACGATCACCGACCTGAAGACCGAGCCCGCCCCGGACCTGCACGTCTGGCTGCTGCCCGCCGGGCCGGTCACCGACACGCCGGCGCTGCGCGACGCGAACTACGTGGACCTGGGGACCATCGAGACCAGTGTCACCAGCCGCACCCTGACCGTCCCGGACGGCGTGAACGTGGACGGGTACACCAACGTGGTCCTGTGGTGCGACCAGTTCAGCGTCGCGTTCGCCGTCGCCGCCCTGAACCCCTGA
- a CDS encoding peroxiredoxin has translation MTDPHVLPADLPVPTDDGACAHLPGLRWPAQALPGTDGAAHDLSVLPGRTVVYAYPKTARPDQAMLEDWDVIPGARGCTPQSCAFRDHHAELRAAGARVFGLSVQDTAYQREAAGRLHLPFPLLSDVAGAVRGALRLPTFHAGGEDLLRRVTLIVRDGVIEQVFYPVFPPDRSAQDVLDWLAAHPG, from the coding sequence ATGACCGACCCGCATGTCCTCCCGGCTGACCTGCCCGTCCCCACTGATGACGGGGCGTGCGCGCACCTGCCCGGCCTGCGCTGGCCCGCGCAGGCGCTGCCCGGCACGGACGGCGCGGCCCATGACCTGTCGGTCCTGCCGGGGCGGACGGTGGTGTACGCGTACCCGAAGACGGCGCGGCCGGATCAGGCTATGCTGGAGGACTGGGACGTGATTCCTGGCGCGAGGGGCTGCACCCCGCAGTCGTGCGCGTTCCGGGATCATCACGCGGAGCTGCGGGCGGCGGGCGCGCGGGTGTTCGGCCTGAGCGTGCAGGACACGGCGTACCAGCGGGAGGCGGCGGGGCGGCTGCACCTGCCGTTCCCGCTGCTGTCCGACGTGGCGGGCGCGGTGCGCGGCGCCCTGCGCCTGCCGACCTTCCACGCGGGCGGCGAGGACCTGCTGCGGCGCGTGACGCTGATCGTGCGGGACGGCGTGATCGAGCAGGTGTTCTATCCGGTGTTCCCGCCGGACCGCAGCGCGCAGGACGTGCTGGACTGGCTGGCCGCGCACCCCGGCTGA
- a CDS encoding vanadium-dependent haloperoxidase: MKLPAGSSASASSALLALPLTLGLTACPFTPDPTPSSPVTTCTLTATDWARIESPGHSAARQWNELALHGIRSVLPSPTAHARTLYHLSAATFDTWAASQPGATGVFSREKLNLTPQQTEVALNHAAFRVLTARFGRVVPGLARCFEQHMTHLGLNPADTATTGAAPAAFGNRVAQTVLDAARTDGANETGAYADTSAYAYLNDPLRPELRGVTVRDPDHWQRLLLAQPFTQNGIPQDGPQVFMGAHWGAVTPFATAPAQLPDPGAAPSVRDPRLRGWIVDVLRRQSELDPQDPATVDLSPGATGNNTLGHNDGRGHTLNPATGQPYAPNLTRRADYGRVIAEYWADGPRAETPPGHWNVIANSVADDPRFQRRLGGSGPELSRLDWDVKTYLALNGALHDAAIAAWSIKRRTDGPRPITLVRYLAQTGTLTPEPDLIREDGDLTLVRGWQPGRGVTWEDARTWVPFQLSTFVTPAFPGFISGHSTFSRAAAEVLTDLTGSAYFPGGLREERIPAGHIGLDRTPTTGDVRLQWATYRDAADQAGQSRIWGGIHLEPDDLAGRVIGERVGLNAVALARTHFGP; this comes from the coding sequence ATGAAGCTTCCCGCCGGGTCATCTGCGTCTGCGTCGTCTGCGCTGCTGGCGCTGCCCCTGACGCTGGGGTTGACCGCCTGCCCCTTCACGCCGGACCCCACGCCATCGTCCCCGGTGACGACCTGCACCCTGACGGCCACCGACTGGGCGCGGATCGAATCACCCGGTCACTCCGCCGCGCGGCAGTGGAACGAACTGGCCCTGCACGGCATCCGCAGCGTCCTGCCGTCCCCCACCGCGCACGCCCGGACGCTGTACCACCTGTCCGCCGCGACGTTCGACACCTGGGCCGCCTCGCAGCCCGGCGCGACCGGCGTGTTCAGCCGCGAGAAACTGAACCTGACGCCGCAGCAGACCGAGGTAGCGCTGAACCACGCGGCGTTCCGCGTCCTGACGGCCCGCTTCGGGCGGGTCGTGCCGGGACTGGCCCGCTGCTTCGAGCAGCACATGACGCACCTGGGCCTGAACCCCGCCGACACCGCCACCACCGGCGCGGCCCCCGCCGCGTTCGGCAACCGCGTCGCGCAGACCGTGCTGGACGCCGCCCGCACCGACGGCGCGAACGAGACCGGCGCGTACGCCGACACCAGCGCCTACGCGTACCTGAACGACCCGCTGCGGCCCGAACTGCGGGGCGTCACCGTCCGCGACCCCGACCACTGGCAGCGGCTGCTGCTGGCGCAGCCGTTCACGCAGAACGGCATCCCGCAGGACGGACCGCAGGTGTTCATGGGTGCCCACTGGGGCGCCGTGACCCCCTTCGCAACGGCGCCCGCGCAGCTGCCCGACCCCGGCGCGGCCCCCAGCGTCCGCGACCCGCGCCTGCGCGGCTGGATCGTGGACGTGCTGCGCCGCCAGAGTGAACTCGACCCGCAGGACCCCGCGACCGTGGACCTGTCCCCCGGCGCGACCGGGAACAACACCCTGGGCCACAACGACGGGCGCGGGCACACCCTGAACCCCGCGACCGGGCAGCCCTACGCGCCGAACCTCACCCGGCGCGCCGACTACGGCCGCGTGATCGCCGAGTACTGGGCGGACGGCCCACGCGCCGAGACGCCCCCCGGCCACTGGAACGTCATCGCGAACAGCGTCGCGGACGACCCACGCTTCCAGCGTCGCCTGGGCGGTAGCGGCCCCGAACTGAGCCGCCTGGACTGGGACGTGAAGACGTACCTCGCACTGAACGGCGCGCTGCACGACGCCGCGATCGCCGCGTGGAGCATCAAGCGCCGCACCGACGGCCCCCGGCCCATCACGCTCGTGCGGTACCTCGCGCAGACCGGCACCCTGACCCCGGAACCGGACCTGATCCGCGAGGACGGCGACCTGACCCTGGTGCGCGGCTGGCAGCCCGGACGGGGCGTCACCTGGGAGGACGCCCGCACCTGGGTGCCGTTCCAGCTGTCCACGTTCGTCACACCCGCCTTCCCGGGCTTCATCTCCGGGCATTCCACGTTCAGCCGCGCCGCCGCCGAGGTCCTCACCGACCTGACCGGCAGCGCGTACTTCCCCGGCGGTCTGCGCGAGGAACGGATTCCCGCCGGGCACATCGGCCTGGACCGCACCCCCACGACCGGGGACGTGCGCCTGCAGTGGGCGACGTACCGCGACGCGGCCGATCAGGCCGGGCAGTCCCGCATCTGGGGCGGCATTCACCTGGAACCCGACGACCTGGCCGGGCGGGTGATCGGGGAACGCGTGGGCCTGAACGCCGTCGCGCTGGCCCGCACGCACTTCGGCCCCTAA
- a CDS encoding stalk domain-containing protein yields MLSARPHSNPSRRHRFRTALLGTLSLLTPPLTGGASLLLLTAPAARAAQPGLGSVQLTFSVDSADLYVNGAPQRWQNPPRNIAGRTMLPLREAAALLGQPLQTSGTQVQLARLSLDTRRNTATLNGSAQPTGTVASVGLVTYVSARALADALNGNLSGDDRTFTLTALRDGGNPMSPQARFSTDKNTYAPGERVVYTEYPFDPDGADITARRWTGRQDAYFQPGTYTVTLTVTNSRGLQSQPFTRTIRVEGQPIDTPLTYALKYAQPGDAFPDPQILTYPAALISPQASPSYPLLFSDSPEIPDQSGVLYQDSVTGRARLLGYHLNGLGRAARLYVVARNLESRPVEVRSERLGETAPTRIESILGQVTLLEYFASTGGTTLTLAPGQSAAVYASPTLSAGSGVNVMQDLSTSGRVELTFVMLDDTLPPTPQVIQQLPYLKPDGRHTRGTFPDAVRTLRVTLGALPTRLIIGDGRVDPAVTGTDVLTGQPVRLSGNYGVLYDLEVNGAAGTAVALSPRGGLYRGAMNIQDGPITQTIKLPRSGNALKPDEPVLLWRPQSDRLNIDFVPSSGSNLPISLIFYRAGRAGAEGGVIKTYRP; encoded by the coding sequence ATGCTGTCCGCCCGCCCGCACTCCAATCCCTCGCGCCGCCACCGTTTCCGAACGGCGCTGCTCGGCACCCTGAGCCTGCTCACGCCGCCCCTGACGGGCGGCGCATCCCTGCTGCTGCTGACCGCACCCGCCGCGCGCGCCGCGCAACCCGGCCTGGGCAGCGTCCAGCTGACCTTCAGCGTCGACTCGGCCGACCTGTACGTGAACGGCGCGCCCCAGCGCTGGCAGAACCCGCCGCGCAACATCGCCGGGCGCACCATGCTCCCGCTGCGCGAGGCCGCCGCGCTGCTCGGGCAGCCCCTGCAGACCAGCGGCACCCAGGTGCAGCTCGCCCGGCTGAGCCTCGACACCCGCCGCAACACCGCCACCCTGAACGGCAGCGCGCAGCCCACCGGGACCGTCGCCAGCGTCGGGCTGGTCACGTACGTCAGTGCCCGCGCCCTGGCCGACGCCCTGAACGGCAACCTGTCCGGCGACGACCGCACCTTCACCCTGACCGCCCTGCGCGACGGCGGGAACCCCATGAGCCCCCAGGCGCGCTTCAGCACCGACAAGAACACCTACGCGCCCGGCGAACGCGTCGTGTACACCGAGTACCCCTTCGACCCGGACGGCGCGGACATCACCGCCCGCCGCTGGACCGGCCGTCAGGACGCGTACTTCCAGCCCGGCACGTACACCGTCACGCTGACCGTCACGAACAGCCGCGGCCTCCAGAGCCAGCCGTTCACCCGCACCATCCGCGTCGAGGGGCAACCCATCGACACGCCCCTCACGTACGCCCTGAAGTACGCGCAGCCCGGCGACGCCTTCCCCGACCCGCAGATCCTGACCTACCCCGCCGCGCTGATCAGCCCGCAGGCCAGCCCCAGCTACCCGCTGCTGTTCAGCGACAGCCCCGAAATTCCCGACCAGAGCGGCGTCCTGTACCAGGACAGCGTGACCGGTCGCGCCCGCCTGCTCGGGTACCACCTGAACGGGCTGGGCCGCGCCGCGCGGCTGTACGTCGTCGCGCGCAACCTCGAGAGCCGACCCGTCGAGGTCCGCAGCGAACGCCTCGGCGAGACCGCCCCCACCCGCATCGAGAGCATCCTGGGGCAGGTGACGCTGCTGGAGTACTTCGCGTCCACCGGCGGCACCACCCTGACCCTCGCGCCCGGCCAGTCGGCCGCCGTGTACGCCAGCCCCACCCTGAGCGCGGGCAGTGGCGTGAACGTCATGCAGGACCTCAGCACCAGCGGCCGGGTCGAACTGACGTTCGTGATGCTCGACGACACCCTGCCGCCCACCCCGCAGGTCATCCAGCAACTGCCGTACCTGAAACCCGACGGGCGCCACACGCGCGGCACCTTCCCCGACGCCGTCCGCACCCTGCGCGTCACGCTGGGCGCCCTGCCCACCCGCCTGATCATCGGGGACGGCCGCGTGGACCCCGCCGTGACCGGCACCGACGTCCTGACCGGCCAGCCCGTGCGCCTGAGCGGCAACTACGGCGTGCTGTACGACCTGGAAGTCAACGGCGCCGCCGGGACCGCCGTGGCCCTCAGCCCCCGTGGCGGCCTGTACCGGGGCGCCATGAACATTCAGGACGGCCCGATCACGCAGACCATCAAACTGCCCCGCAGCGGCAACGCCCTGAAACCCGACGAGCCCGTGCTGCTGTGGCGCCCCCAGAGCGACCGTCTGAACATCGATTTCGTGCCCAGCAGCGGCAGCAACCTGCCCATCAGCCTGATCTTCTACCGCGCGGGCCGCGCCGGAGCGGAAGGCGGCGTCATCAAGACCTACCGCCCCTGA
- the ftsH gene encoding ATP-dependent zinc metalloprotease FtsH translates to MKRGAWLWVAGGAVLVLLLAWVLWPRAQSGELDVTAFARALDGGQVRTATITFQNGTAVVTGALDSGPYRTRTLAADPLLNLESLQARGVNVSYGAPPRLSVLGALSLLLTLALIVGLIVLLLRSRQGGGTDAASTFGRSRAAVISEGQIKLTFGDVAGCDEAKADLQEVVDFLRHPDRYHQLGARIPHGVLLVGPPGSGKTLLAKAVAGEARVPYFSISGSDFVEMFVGVGAARVRDLFEQARKSAPCIVFIDEIDAVGRKRGVNMQGGNDEREQTLNQLLVEMDGFSSGQEVIILAATNRPDVLDAALLRPGRFDRQVVVDAPDVRGREMILRIHARKKPLDPSVDLSVIARRTAGMVGADLENLLNEAALLAARSGRTRITGRDVDEARDRVLMGPERRSMVVREADRKVTAYHEVGHALAAQLLPHADKAHKLTVVPRGRSLGSALYTPEDRMHYTRAALLDRICVALAGHAAEQVATGQVTTGAANDFQQATGLARRMVTEWGMSEVGQLALAQESGSYLGFGPQQGVYSDHTAQRIDAEVSRILNGQFERALTLLTEHAHILHRLTDELVARESLSGEELQTVLAGGTLPPVDLGGRPEDGPAPSGQLTPDPA, encoded by the coding sequence ATGAAGCGCGGAGCGTGGCTGTGGGTGGCCGGGGGGGCGGTGCTGGTCCTCCTGCTGGCGTGGGTGCTGTGGCCGCGCGCGCAGAGCGGCGAGCTGGACGTGACGGCGTTCGCGCGGGCGCTGGACGGCGGGCAGGTGAGAACCGCGACGATCACGTTCCAGAACGGCACGGCGGTCGTGACGGGCGCGCTGGACAGCGGGCCGTACCGCACGCGGACCCTCGCGGCGGACCCGCTGCTGAACCTGGAATCGCTGCAGGCGCGGGGCGTGAACGTGTCGTACGGCGCGCCGCCCCGCCTGAGCGTGCTGGGCGCCCTGAGCCTCCTGTTGACTCTGGCGCTGATCGTGGGGTTGATCGTGCTGCTGCTGCGCAGCCGTCAGGGGGGTGGAACGGACGCAGCGAGCACCTTCGGGCGGTCACGGGCGGCGGTGATCAGCGAAGGGCAGATCAAACTCACCTTCGGCGACGTCGCCGGCTGCGACGAGGCCAAGGCCGACCTCCAGGAAGTCGTCGACTTCCTCCGTCACCCCGACCGCTACCACCAGCTCGGCGCCCGCATCCCCCACGGCGTGCTCCTCGTCGGCCCTCCTGGCAGCGGCAAGACCCTCCTGGCCAAAGCCGTCGCGGGTGAAGCCCGCGTCCCCTACTTCAGCATTTCGGGCAGCGACTTCGTCGAGATGTTCGTCGGCGTCGGCGCCGCCCGCGTCCGCGACCTCTTCGAACAGGCCCGCAAGAGTGCCCCCTGCATCGTCTTCATCGACGAGATCGACGCCGTCGGCCGCAAACGCGGCGTCAACATGCAGGGCGGCAACGACGAACGCGAACAGACTTTAAATCAGCTCCTCGTCGAGATGGACGGCTTCTCCTCCGGGCAGGAGGTCATCATCCTGGCCGCCACCAACCGCCCCGACGTCCTCGACGCCGCGCTGCTGCGCCCGGGACGCTTCGACCGGCAGGTCGTCGTGGACGCCCCCGACGTGCGGGGGCGGGAGATGATCCTGCGCATCCACGCGCGCAAGAAGCCCCTGGATCCGAGCGTGGACCTGAGCGTGATCGCCCGGCGCACCGCCGGGATGGTCGGCGCGGACCTCGAAAACCTCCTGAACGAGGCCGCACTCCTCGCCGCGCGGTCCGGGCGCACCCGGATCACGGGCCGGGACGTGGACGAGGCGCGCGACCGCGTGCTGATGGGCCCGGAGCGGCGCAGCATGGTCGTGCGCGAGGCCGACCGGAAGGTCACCGCCTACCACGAGGTCGGCCACGCCCTTGCCGCCCAGCTCCTGCCGCACGCGGACAAGGCGCACAAGCTGACGGTTGTGCCGCGCGGACGCAGCCTGGGCAGCGCGCTGTACACCCCGGAGGACCGCATGCACTACACGCGGGCGGCGCTGCTGGACCGCATCTGCGTGGCGCTGGCCGGGCACGCCGCCGAGCAGGTCGCCACCGGGCAGGTCACGACGGGCGCCGCGAACGACTTCCAGCAGGCGACCGGGCTGGCGCGGCGCATGGTGACCGAGTGGGGCATGAGCGAGGTGGGGCAGCTGGCGCTGGCGCAGGAGAGCGGCAGTTACCTGGGCTTCGGACCGCAGCAGGGCGTGTACAGCGACCACACCGCGCAGCGGATCGACGCGGAGGTCAGCCGCATCCTGAACGGGCAGTTCGAGCGGGCGCTGACCCTGCTGACCGAGCACGCGCACATCCTGCACCGCCTGACCGACGAGCTGGTCGCCCGCGAGAGCCTCAGCGGCGAGGAGTTGCAGACCGTGCTGGCCGGGGGCACCCTGCCGCCCGTGGACCTGGGCGGGCGGCCCGAGGACGGCCCGGCGCCCAGCGGGCAGCTGACGCCCGACCCGGCCTGA
- a CDS encoding DsbA family oxidoreductase: protein MTASFTPSSPDRLRVDIWSDVACPWCYVGKRRFEQALTQFPHRDQVEVVWHSFELDPGMPAEHPQNMRDALARKYGRSAQDAQGMMDHMTGVAATEGLDYHFDRARLGNTFSAHQLIHHAAAHGLQDAMKERLLRAYMSEGALISDLDTLVRLAQEVGLDGTEARAALLSGRHAHAVRQDEAQAQALGISGVPFFVLGGKYGINGAQDPQTLLGALNQVWEETHPAPLQMLGTDTPADGCEDGQCAVPERA, encoded by the coding sequence ATGACTGCCTCCTTCACCCCCTCCAGCCCCGACCGGCTCCGCGTGGACATCTGGTCCGACGTCGCCTGCCCCTGGTGCTACGTCGGCAAACGCCGCTTCGAGCAGGCCCTCACCCAGTTCCCGCACCGCGATCAGGTCGAGGTCGTCTGGCACTCCTTCGAACTCGACCCCGGCATGCCCGCCGAACACCCCCAGAACATGCGCGACGCCCTCGCCAGGAAGTACGGCCGCAGCGCGCAGGACGCCCAGGGCATGATGGACCACATGACCGGCGTGGCCGCCACCGAGGGCCTGGACTACCACTTCGACCGCGCCCGCCTGGGCAACACCTTCTCCGCGCACCAGCTGATCCACCACGCCGCCGCGCACGGCCTGCAGGACGCCATGAAGGAACGCCTCCTGCGCGCCTACATGAGCGAGGGTGCGCTCATCAGCGACCTGGACACCCTGGTCCGCCTGGCCCAGGAGGTCGGCCTGGACGGCACCGAAGCCCGCGCGGCCCTGCTGAGCGGCCGCCACGCCCACGCCGTCCGCCAGGACGAGGCACAGGCCCAGGCGCTGGGCATCAGCGGCGTGCCGTTCTTCGTGCTGGGCGGCAAGTACGGCATCAACGGTGCGCAGGACCCCCAGACCCTGCTGGGCGCGCTGAACCAGGTGTGGGAGGAAACCCACCCCGCGCCCCTCCAGATGCTCGGCACCGACACCCCCGCCGACGGCTGCGAGGACGGCCAGTGCGCCGTCCCCGAACGCGCCTGA
- a CDS encoding N-acetylmuramoyl-L-alanine amidase — protein MKRTAILLSSGLLFTVATVSHAQTATPFTPGAPGVNLPSLAPLTPAPATPDGATFGSPRVSNQGSVTRVVFDLPAALSYTLTPTFTGLRVDVQGARVQPGITAKLGVSVSEYRAGAGQVTLITPYPLAPGDGWRASEANLATGRRVLILEFGPGISGGALSSVRGQVLTSAPTTPAAQSVLNAPLPGSLPPGDQVSRSVPLPAPTLPDANPAQPSALQGSVPGPARPAPLGAPRIGKSPGQTRVVLDLPPGSSYRITTGPSGLKIVLNGVTAAAQQATGVSPELRGWTVTPTAQGAAVTLSTAARTTDRSGWRAQLLPPAGGDLSRLVLDLSPALADRTPLTASQRTVQAVAPQFAARPTALLALSTSLVKPRVVLDPGHGGKDPGAVGAVIEKQVTLDVALRVRDLLSAAGVDVVLTRDSDRELHPVKNTDLQLRAALGTPGTALFVSIHVNALDASAALRGYGIETWWNPNHARSSALAALLQAQMVQQTGAFDKGLKNTQSLSVLRNSRVPAALVEIGFASHPVDGQNLQDSNYLDRVALGIAQGIREALVSGVTADGTATETAATAAKR, from the coding sequence ATGAAGCGAACAGCCATCCTGCTCTCATCTGGCCTGCTGTTCACGGTCGCGACCGTCAGCCACGCCCAGACCGCGACCCCCTTCACGCCCGGCGCCCCCGGCGTCAACCTCCCCAGCCTCGCGCCGCTGACCCCGGCACCCGCCACGCCCGACGGCGCCACCTTCGGCAGCCCCCGCGTGAGCAACCAGGGCAGCGTCACCCGCGTCGTGTTCGACCTGCCCGCTGCGCTCAGCTACACCCTGACCCCCACCTTCACCGGACTGCGCGTGGACGTGCAGGGCGCGCGCGTGCAGCCCGGCATCACCGCGAAACTCGGCGTCAGCGTCAGCGAGTACCGCGCCGGAGCCGGACAGGTCACGCTGATCACCCCCTACCCGCTGGCCCCTGGCGACGGCTGGCGCGCCAGCGAGGCCAACCTCGCCACCGGCCGCCGCGTCCTGATCCTCGAATTCGGCCCCGGCATCAGCGGCGGCGCCCTGAGCAGCGTGCGCGGCCAGGTCCTCACCAGCGCCCCCACCACCCCCGCCGCGCAGAGCGTCCTGAACGCCCCGCTGCCCGGCAGCCTCCCCCCCGGCGATCAGGTCAGCCGCAGCGTCCCCCTGCCCGCCCCCACCCTGCCGGACGCCAACCCCGCGCAGCCCAGCGCCCTGCAGGGCAGCGTCCCCGGCCCCGCCCGCCCCGCCCCGCTGGGCGCGCCCCGCATCGGCAAGAGCCCCGGCCAGACCCGCGTGGTCCTGGACCTCCCGCCGGGCAGCAGCTACCGCATCACGACCGGCCCCAGCGGCCTGAAAATCGTCCTGAACGGCGTCACCGCCGCCGCGCAGCAGGCCACGGGCGTCAGCCCCGAACTGCGCGGCTGGACCGTCACCCCCACCGCGCAGGGCGCCGCCGTCACCCTGAGCACCGCCGCGCGCACCACCGACCGCAGCGGCTGGCGCGCCCAACTGCTCCCACCCGCCGGGGGCGACCTGTCCCGGCTGGTCCTCGACCTGTCCCCCGCACTGGCCGACCGCACCCCCCTGACCGCCAGCCAGCGCACCGTGCAGGCCGTCGCGCCGCAGTTCGCCGCGCGCCCCACCGCGCTGCTGGCCCTGAGCACCAGCCTCGTGAAACCCCGCGTGGTCCTCGACCCCGGACACGGCGGGAAGGACCCCGGCGCGGTCGGCGCCGTCATCGAGAAACAGGTCACGCTGGACGTCGCGCTGCGCGTCCGCGACCTGCTGAGCGCCGCGGGCGTGGACGTCGTCCTGACCCGCGACAGCGACCGCGAACTGCACCCCGTGAAGAACACCGACCTGCAACTGCGCGCCGCGCTGGGCACCCCCGGCACCGCGCTGTTCGTCAGCATTCACGTGAACGCCCTGGACGCCTCCGCCGCCCTGCGCGGCTACGGCATCGAGACGTGGTGGAACCCCAACCACGCGCGCAGCAGCGCCCTGGCCGCGCTGCTGCAGGCGCAGATGGTGCAGCAGACCGGCGCGTTCGACAAGGGCCTGAAGAACACCCAGTCCCTGAGCGTGCTGCGCAACAGCCGCGTCCCCGCCGCCCTGGTCGAGATCGGCTTCGCCAGCCACCCCGTGGACGGGCAGAACCTGCAGGACAGCAACTACCTGGACCGCGTGGCGCTGGGCATCGCGCAGGGCATCCGCGAGGCGCTCGTCAGTGGCGTGACCGCCGACGGCACGGCCACCGAGACCGCGGCCACCGCCGCGAAACGCTGA
- a CDS encoding MGMT family protein, which translates to MTSPGTTTDPTPGFRERVLALVARIPEGRVMTYGQLALLAGNPGAARQAGFVLNSLVGGSDLPWQRVINAQGRVSTHKVGFGDMQERLLMAEGVEFRDGRCDLATRQWWPDEDRAAPPQPLL; encoded by the coding sequence ATGACCAGCCCCGGCACGACCACCGACCCCACCCCCGGCTTCCGCGAGCGCGTCCTGGCGCTGGTGGCCCGCATTCCCGAGGGCCGCGTCATGACCTACGGGCAACTGGCCCTGCTGGCTGGGAATCCCGGCGCGGCGCGGCAGGCGGGGTTCGTGCTGAACTCGCTGGTCGGCGGATCAGATCTGCCGTGGCAGCGGGTCATCAACGCGCAGGGCCGCGTCAGCACCCACAAGGTCGGTTTCGGGGACATGCAGGAACGCCTCCTGATGGCCGAGGGCGTGGAATTCCGGGACGGCCGCTGCGACCTCGCCACGCGGCAGTGGTGGCCCGACGAGGACCGCGCCGCGCCGCCCCAGCCGCTGCTATAG
- a CDS encoding cytochrome c, with protein sequence MNAPDSSPPGPLSTRNQAAHPWVRGSAASWALGATLGVVLGVGLLIATPQMMGKPAEATPASTAPANANENGPADAGRSEGSDATPAGETTGSAGEDQTGAEEAAGNAEAGQTVFAGNCAGCHGANGQGNIGPSLVTADGPRSWTLAQFTTTLREGKTPERELSTTMPRYTEAQISDAQIADLHAYIKTLN encoded by the coding sequence ATGAACGCACCTGATTCCAGCCCGCCCGGCCCTCTCTCCACGCGGAATCAGGCCGCCCACCCCTGGGTGCGGGGCAGCGCCGCCTCCTGGGCGCTGGGGGCCACGCTGGGCGTCGTGCTGGGCGTGGGCCTGCTGATCGCCACGCCGCAGATGATGGGCAAACCCGCCGAGGCGACCCCTGCCAGCACCGCGCCCGCCAACGCCAACGAGAACGGCCCCGCCGACGCCGGCAGGAGTGAAGGCAGCGATGCGACGCCTGCGGGCGAGACGACCGGCAGCGCGGGTGAAGACCAGACCGGCGCGGAGGAGGCCGCCGGGAACGCCGAGGCCGGGCAGACGGTGTTCGCCGGGAACTGCGCCGGGTGCCACGGTGCGAACGGTCAGGGGAACATCGGCCCCAGCCTCGTGACCGCCGACGGGCCCAGGAGCTGGACGCTGGCGCAGTTCACCACCACCCTGCGCGAAGGCAAGACGCCCGAGCGTGAACTGTCCACGACCATGCCCCGCTACACCGAGGCGCAGATCAGCGACGCGCAGATCGCCGACCTGCACGCGTACATCAAGACCCTGAACTGA